The segment TGCGCGGCAGCTTCCGGGCCACCATGGCCTCGATCGCCGCCGGGTCGCCCTGACCCACGCGGCGCACCAGATCCTCGTCGGGGTCGACGATCGCGCCCAATCGGTCCCTTTCCGGACAGGAGAGAGAGTCGGACGCGCATCGTCGACCCCGCCATTCACCCTACTCCGAAGGGGCCGTCGATGGCGACGACGTTCCGGCGGTGCGGTTGGCCATCCGCGCGGCGCGACGCTCCCGACGGGCCTCGCGCATCTCGCCCCGGGCGGTCTGACGTTCCCGGGCGGTTACATAGCCGTCGCCGTCCTTGTCCAGACGGGCGAAGGCGGCGGTGATGCGGGCCTCGACATCGGCGATGGCCACCGGTCCGCGCGTGCCGCGCTCGGCACCGCCCCTGCCCGCTCCGCGCCAGCCGCGATGCTCCCCGCCCCGCCCGTGGCCGCCGCGCCCGGCGCGCTCGCCGCGCTGACCCGCGGCCGAGATGAACTCCTCGCGGCTCAGCATGCCATTGCCGTCGGTGTCGGCCGTGTCGAAGCGGGCCGAGACCTGCTGGTTGCGGCGGGTGTCGATGCCGGAGCGCATCTCCTCGGCCGAGACCGAGCCGTCGCGGTTGGCGTCCACGGCCGTCAGGCGTGCCACCCGGCCCTGAACGAATTCGTCACGGCTGATACGGCCGTCGGCATTGGCATCCGCGCGCATGCCATGCGGTGCCGGTGTCGCCGTCTGGGCGACTGCGGCTCCGGCGAGGATGGCCAGGACGCCCGCGGCGCCCGTAACCAGAAGGATCTTTCTCATGATGTCGTCTCCGAAAGGGGTGCGCCATGCGCTGACCCGATGTTGCCCACCGACACATTCAACGCGGGTCGTCAGGGAGTCCGTCGCGGGGCCGTCGTCAGGGCAGGACGCGCCGTCCGGAGGCATCGACGACCACCGCTCCGTCCTCCCTGGTGAAGGGCTTGAGGCCGTCGGACGGCAGCAGGTCGAGGACGGCTTCCGAAGGCCGGCAAAGCCGGACGCCGAGCCCGGACACGACGATCGGGCGATTGAGCAGGACCGGCTGCGCTCCGATCGCATCCAGCAGCCGGTCGTCGTCCAGCCCGGGATCGCCGAGGCCAAGATCGGAGAACGCCGCTTCCTTCGCGCGCATCAGCATCCGGATCGGAACACCGGCGCGCGCCGCCAGATCGACGATCATGGCCCGACTGGGCGGCGTCTTCAGAGACTCGATCACATGGGGTTCGATCCCGACGTGACGGATCAGGGCCAGGGCATTGCGGGACGTGCCGCAGGCTGGGTTGTGATAGATGACGACGTCCATCAGGTCGCGAGTCCTCCGGGGGGTGGCAGGGCCTTGTCGAAGGCCTTGCGCGCCGCCTTGCGCGTTCGCTCCAGCCGCCGGACCAGCGCCTTGAAGTCCTTTTCGCCGGCCGCTGTCGCCAGCCGGGCGTGGAAGGTGGCGGGTTCGGCCTCGACGTCGGCGCGGTCGTCGAAGGCGCAGGCCAGCAGCTGGGACAGACCCTGCTGCAGGGCCCAGGCCTCGTGCAGGGCCTTGTCGGAGGCGAGTTGCTCCAGCGTCGAGACGCTGAGCGCGGTGCCCCTGCCTGCAGCCTGCAACTGCCGGAATTGACCGACGAATTCGGCGTCGACCAGCCCTCCGGGTACCAGCTTCAGGTCCCAGAAGCCCGAGGCGCGGCGTTCGCGCGCCATCAGGTCGCGCATGGCGCGGACCTCTGCGGCGACATCGACGCCCGGACGCGGCCGGCGCAGGGCCTCCTCGATGGCCTGGGTCACCTGCGACCCGAAGGCCGGGTCGCTGGCCCAGGCGACGCGGGCGCGGGTCAGGGCCATGAACTCCCAGGTCGCGGCCTCCCCGGCATAGTAGGCGCTGAAGCCCGACAGCCTGACCGACACCGGTCCCTTGGAGCCGGAAGGGCGCAACCGCATGTCGACCTCGTACAGCCCCCCCTCTGCCGTGCGCGCCGACAGGGCTGAGATCAGCCTCTGGGTGAAACGGACATAGAAGGTATCCGCCGACCAGCCCCGGGTCCCGGACACCGCATCGGCAGGCGCATCGTACACGGTCATCAGATCCAGATCGGACCCCGCCGTCATCTCGCCAGACCCGGCCTTGCCCAGTGCGATGACCGCGACCGCGCCGGGAAAGGTCCCGCCCAGCCGTAGCGTTTCGGTCAGGGCTGCGGCCGACAGGGTGCGCATGACGGCATCGGCCAGGTTGGTGAAACCCTTCCCCGCCGCCTGTGGGCCGACCCGGCCGGTCAGGGTCTGCATGCCGATGCGGAAGGCCTGCTCGCGATGCAGGCGGCGCACGGCGTTCATGGCCCCCTCGAAGTCGCCGGCCGCCTTCGCCTCCTCGTCCATCTGGTCGAACAGGCCGGTGTTGACGCCCAGCTCGGTCTCGAACCGCACGTCCAGCATGGAATCCAGCGCCGCCGGATAGCGCCCCAGGGTCCGCGCCAGCCGGGGGGCGAAGGCCATGACGCCGACGATGCGCTCGAACAGCTCGGGCTGGTTCAGGAACAGGGCCTGGATCTGTACCCCCGCCGACAGGCCCGAAAAGAAGACCGAGAACCGTCGGAAGGCCGCGTCCGCCGCGCCCGTCCGCGCCAGCGCCGTCAGCAGGCGCGGGGCCAGCCGCGTGAACAGCTCGCGCCCCCGGACCGAGCGGGTCGCCGGGATGCGGCCGTGGTGCCAGGACCGGATCGTGTCGGCGACGTTCGAGGGGTCCGGGAACCCCATCCGCTGCAGCGTCGCCAGGGTCTCCGGGTCGTTGTCCACCCCGGTGAACACCAGGCTGCCGAACGGCGAGGACAGTTCCTCCTCCCCCTCGAACAGAGCCCCGTAGCGCCGGTTGACGCCCAGCAGCACCGCCTCGACCCCCGCATCGAAGATCGCCAGGTCGCCCGCCCCCGCCAGGGCCGCGACGGCCGCGCGGCGGACGGGATCGGCGGGCAGGACGTGGATCTGTTCGTCGTCCAGCATCTGGATCCGGTGTTCCAGACCGCGCAGCTCGACATAGGCGTCGGTCATCCCGGCAGCGACCCCGGCGGGCAGATGGCCCCTGTCGACGAGGGCCGCCAATGCATCGACGGTGCGGGGTTGGCGCAGGCCGGCGTCTCGCCCGCCCAGGATCAGCTGCTGGGTCTGGGCATAGAATTCGATCTCGCGGATGCCGCCGCGCCCCAGCTTCAGGTTCGCCCCGGCCGCCTCCAGCCCCTCGCCGGTCTTGTGGACGTGGATCTGTCGCTTGATCGACTGGATGTCGAGCACGGCCTGATAGTCGAGGCTGCGTCGCCAGACGAAGGGGACCATCTCCTTCAGGAACGCTGTCGCGGCCTCGAAGTCCCCGCAGATGGCGCGCGCCTTGATGAAGGCGGCCCGCTCCCAGTTCTGGCCGACGCTCTCGTAATAGTCCAGCGCCATGGGGACGGCCACAACCGGCGGCGTGGACGACGGATCGGGCCGCAGCCGCAGATCGACGCGGAAGACATAGCCGTCTGCGGTGCGCTCGCTCAGCAGGGCCGCGACCCCTTGGGCCACCCGGTTCATCAGCCCCTGCGCCTCCGTGCCCCCGGCCAGGACGGGGGCCAGCCGCTCGGGATCGAAGAACAGGCTGAGGTCGATGTCGGAGGAATAGTTCAGCTCGAAGGCGCCATGCTTGCCCATGGCCAGGCCGAACAGGCCCGGAATGGGCCCGCGCGTGTCGGCGGCGGGGGTCAGCAGTTTTCCCCGTCGGCGAAGGTCCTCGGCCACGCCGGACAGGGCCGCGCGGCTGGCGACATCCGCGAACCGGCTGAGCGCGCCCGTCACCCGATCCAGATCCCAGACACCGCCCAGATCGGCGAGCGCCGTCAGAAGATGCAGCTCGGCCTTCAGGTGCCGAAGGGGGGCCCGCATGTCGTCGGCCCCGCCGGTCAGGGCGATGGTGCGGGCGATGAGCTCGGCCAGCCGGTCGTCGACCGGATCGGTCAACACAGCCCGCAGGATCGCGGGCCAGCGCCGGGCCAGACCGAACAGATAGGGCGAGGCGGCGAAGGCCGGGACCAGGGCGGGCCATGCCGCGTCGAACACATCGCCCCATCCGCCTTCGGCCGCCAGCGGGGCCAGCCGGTCCCTCGCCCGCTCTGCCGCGTTCGCGTCGACCACCGGACCGCACGGTGCGATCCGTCGGCCCAGCGGCAGGTCGCTCACGCCACGCTCGCAGGCGGCAGGATCAGGGCGACGCGGAGGCCGGGACCGAAGCCGCCGTATTCGCCCGGACCCTCGTCCAGCTGGATGCGGCCCATGTGCGCCTCCATCACGGCACCCACCAGCGACAGGCCCAGCCCCGATCCGGCCTCGGTGCGGGAGTTGTCCAGCCGCACGAAGCGTTCGATGACCCGACCGCGATCCGCCTCGGGCACGCCCGGTCCGGTGTCGGTGACCGAATATTCGATCTCGCCCGAGGAGCGACGACGCGCACGCAGCATCACCGCGCCCCCGACCGGGGTATATTTGATGGCATTATCGATGACGTTGGCCAGGGCCTGGGCCAGGAAGGGCCGCCCGCCCTCGATCATCAACCCGGTCTCGATCTCGGCGGAGAACTCCAGCCCCTTGTCCTCGGCGGCGGGCTCGTACAGCTCGGCCATGTCGGCAGCCAGGTCGGCGGCGTCGAACACGGCGGCGTCGGGAATCCGCCCCGCCGCAGCCTGCAGCCGGGCGATGGCCAGGACGGTGTTGAAGGTCTTCAGTAGGGTATCGGCCTCGTCCAGCGCGATGCCCAGGGCCTCGACGCCCGAAACCTTGCCATTGTCGGCGTCGATCAGGGCGACCTCCAGCTTGGCCCGCATCCGCGTCAGCGGCGAGCGCAGGTCGTGGGCGATGGCGTCGCCCGCATGCCGGATCGAGGCCATCGACCCCTCCAGCCGGTCCAGCATGTGGTTCAGGCCGCGCCCCAGCTCGTCCAGCTCGTCGCCCGACGCCTTGACCGGCACACGAGCCTTGAGATCCCCCTCCTCCACGGCCGTGACGACGCGGGTCAGCCGCGCCATCGACCGTTCAAGATTTCGGCTGATGAGGAGCCCGCCGCTGAGCCCCAGCAGCAGCACCATGCCCATGGCCGCCCACAGCGCCTGGGTCAGCCGGTTCAGATAGGCCTCGGTATCGCCGAGGCTCTCGCCGACGATCAGGGTCTCGCCACCCGACAACCGTGAGGTCACAGCCCGCACCTGGGGCCGGATCACGCGCCCCTCGGCGTCGATGTCGGTGAAGGGGAAGGTGATCCACGCGCCGTCCTGCGCCGTCGGCTCGAAGGGATTAACGCTCAGGCTGCCGGTGATCGGCATCCCGCTTCGGTCGATCAGCTGGTAGACGAAGGCGTTTCTGCTGATCGAACGATCGATGACCGCCATGTTCAGCGCGTCGATCCCGCGCGTGTCATAGATGCCCCGCAGGGTCAGCAACTCGCCCGTCACATCCGCCTCAGCCTTGGCCTGCGCCTCCGTCGCCGAGGCGATGTAGACATAGGCCAGGATCGCGCTCGCCGCCGCCGCGAACAGGGCGAGGAACAGCAGCGTCAGGCGAAAGGGCGTGCGGCGAAAGAGGGAGGGAAGCTGCATCGCTTAGTGGCGAGTGGCGAGTGGCGAGTGGCGAGAGCGGAAACGAGCAGCAGCGCACCCTTGGACCCGAGCGCAATCAGACCATATCGCCGGCCGCGACCAACTCGCCACTCGCCACTCGCCACTCGCCACTGGCTCAAGCCTCCAGCCGGTACCCCGCGCCCCGGACCGTCTGCAGCATGGCGCGATCGAAACCCTTGTCGATCTTGGAGCGCAGGCGGCTGATGTGGACGTCGATGACGTTGGTCTGGGGGTCGAAATGGTATTCCCAGACCTTTTCCAGCAGCATGGTGCGGGTCACCGACTGGCCGGCATGACGCATCAGGAATTCCAGCAGCTGGAACTCGCGCGGCTGCAGGTCGATCTCGGTCGAGCCGCGATGCACGGTGCGGGCAATCAGGTTCATCTCCAGGTCGCCGACCTTCAGCACGGTCTGCACCCCGCCCGTCTCGCGGCGGCGCGACAGGGCCTCGACCCGGGCGATCAGCTCTGCGAAGGCATAGGGCTTGACCAGATAGTCGTCGCCCCCGGCCTTCAGCCCCACGACGCGGTCCTCGACCTCGCCCATGGCCGACAGGAACAGCACCGGGGTCTGGTCGCCGTCCTTCCTCAGGGTCTCGACCATGCCGATGCCGTCCAGCCGGGGCATCATCCGGTCGACCACATAGACGTCGTAGTCGCCCTTCTGCGCCTCCAGCAGGCCATAGGCCCCGTCGATGGCGTGGGACACGGTGTGGCCGCCCTCGGTCAGGCCCCGCACCATTGCCTGGGCCGCCTCGGCGTCGTCCTCGACAACCAGAATTTTCATGGCACCGCCCTCCAGACGCAGATTCGCCGCCGACGGTAGCCCATCGGCGGCGAACTTGGGAGTTACGGCTTGTTCAGGGTCGGGACGATCACTTGTCCTCGAGTTCCAGCACGAACGGCCGGTTGCCCTGCGGAACGCGGAACATCAGCAGCACGCTGTCGCGATTGGCAGTACGCAAGGCCGCGATGACCCCGCGCAGCTCGGCGACGCTGGCCACCGGTCGGCCGTTGGCCTGGGTGATGACGGCACCGGCGGGGATCTGGGCCCTCCCCGCCCGCGACGTTGCCGACACCCCGGTCACGACCAGTCCGCGGACGCCCTCGTCGATCGAATAGCGAGACCGAAGGGCCTCGGTGATCGGCGCGACCGTCATCCCTTCGATGACTTCCCCTGCCAGAGGTTGCACGCGATCCGGGCGAACCGTCTGGTCCTCATCGGCTCCGTTCGCCTGGGCATTGACGTCTGCCGGGCGGGTCCCGGACCGGACATTGATCGTCTGGCGACGGCCTTCGCGGAAGATCTCAAGCCGCAGGACATCGCCCGGCGAGGCCTGTCCCACGCGACGGGTCAGTTCGGTCGAACTCGTGACGGGCTGGCCGTTCAGGGCCACCACGACGTCGCTTTCGCGCAGCCCGGCCTCGGCCGCCGGGCCGCCGGGCGTGACCTCGGCGATGAAGGCGCCTTCCTGTTCTGCAGGAAGGCCCAGCGGCTCGCGATAGTCTTCCGGCAGGTTCTGGATCTGGACGCCCAGATAGCCGCGCTCTATCGCTCGGCCGCTCATCAACCGATCCGTCACCGACTTGGCGATCGAGGCCGGAATGGCGAAGCCGATGCCCACCGAGCCGCCGGTCGGTGAGAAGATCGCGGAGTTCACCCCGATCACCCGGCCGTAGATATCGAACGTCGGCCCACCCGAGTTGCCCCGGTTGATGGCGGCATCGATCTGCAGATAGTCCGTATAGGGCGTCGACCCGTCGCCGATGTCGCGGGCGCGTGCCGAGACGATCCCGGCCGTGGCGGTGCCGCCCAGGCCGAAGGGGTTGCCCACGGCGATGACCCAGTCGCCGACGCGCGGTTCGGCCGCTTCCTCGAAGCTGACGAATTTGAAGTCCGATCCCTCGACCTTCACCACGGCCAGGTCCGTATCCTTATCGCGACCGACCAACCGGGCCTGAAGTTCTCGCCCGTCCGACAGCTTGACCATAATTTTGGTAGCGTTCTCGACGACGTGATTGTTGGTCACGATGAAGCCGTCGGCCGAGATGAAGAAGCCGGACCCGGCCCCTTGGGCCGTCCGGGGCTCCTCGTCCTCATCGGGCTGCTGGGTCTCGGGGGCCTGGAAGCCGAAGCCCGGCAGGCCGGGGATGGGGATCATGCCGCCGCGCGGGCGCTCGACCGGGGTCTCGACATCGATCTGGACCACGGCGGGCGCGACCTGTTCGAAGATGTCGGCAAAGCTGAGCGGCGCGCCCTGCGGCGGGGCGAAGGCCAGGCCCGCTCCGGCCGAGGGGATCAGGCGTCCGGCGGCGGTCGGCCGTTCGGCCGCATTGGCACCCGGCCAGTCGATCACGCCCCCGGCGGTCGCCGCGGCGGCGAAGGTCAGGCCGACGGCGGCCCCCAGGATGAATTCCTTGCGTTTCAGCATCGGTCTCTTGCGATCCTTCAATGGACCCCTTGCGGGTGTCCGTTTCGCCTTTGGATATAGGACGATGGCGACTTTCGCCAACCTCCGCTGTTTGACGATTCTACCCGTCTAGCGCCCGTCGTGAGGCGCGCTTGCGTCAGGATCGGGGCGAACCGTTTCCGTTTGGAGAAGATCGGCCAGCCGACGCTCCTCATCAGGCGAAAGCGGTGGGGATTCCACGGTCTGGCGGCGCGTGAAGGCAATCAGCGCCAGCCCGCCCAGCACGACCAGCATCAGCGGCCCGAACCACAGCAGCCAGGTCCCCTCGCGCACCGGCGGCGTGAACAGGATGTAGTCGCCATACAGCCTGACCAGGTCGGCGCGGACGGCGGCGTCGGTATCGCCCGAGGCGATCTCCTCGCGGATGCGCTGGCGCATGTCGCCGGCGATGCCCGCCGGGCTGTCGGCGATGGACTCATGCTGGCAGACGACGCAGCGCACGTCCTTGAACAGGGCCTGGGCGCGGGCTTCCTGGGCGGCATCGGGCAGGGGCCGGTCGGGTGCCGCGGCGGGCTCGGCGGCCAAGGCGGGCGCTGTAATCATGCACAGCATAGCAATGATGAGCGAAAGAAGCACCGTCGCTCCCCCTCCGCTCATCCCCGCGAAAGCGGGGACCCAGTGCTTTCGTGGCGCAGGGTGCGCAGGATCGCGCTCAATAAGGACCTCATGGGAGCCCCTCCCCCACAGGACTGGGTCCCCGCTTTCGCGGGGATGAGCGGAAGTCTCGATGTTCATGTCGCCACCGCCTTCCTGCGCCCTCCGACGGCCAGCCTCAGCCTCCGGTCGAACAGGCTCAGCAGGCCGCCCAGCGCCATGATGAACGGTCCCAGGAAGATCAGCCGCGCCCACGGATTGACATACACCCGCACCGTCCAGGCGTTCTGGCCCTGGGCCCCCGCGCGGCGCTCGCCCATGACCACATAGACGTCGTCCAGGCCCCGGAAATCCAGACCGACCTCGGTCGTCGTCTGGCCGCCCGCCGGGAAGAACCGACGCTCGGCGGTGATGGTGCGGGTCTGCGGGCCCGCATCGACCGGGGCGACCGTCAGCGTGCCCCGCTCGGCCAGATAGTTGGGCCCCTCGACGACCTCGACCTTGTCCAGGGTGACCCGCCATGGCCCGGCGGTCACGGTCTGGCCGATGGAGACGGGGGCAGCGGCCTCGACCTTGAATCCGGTCTCGATCACGGCCCCCAGGACGAAGACGCCCAGACCGGCATGGGCCAGGGTCATGCCCCAGGCCCCCAGCGGCAGGCCCCGCGTGCGGCGCAGGACCTCGGCCAGGGGGGCCTTGAACAGCCGGACCCGCTCGATCACCTCCGCGAGCGCCCCGAAGATCAGCCAGGCGCCGATAGCGAGACCCCCTGCGGTCAGGGCCTTCTTCGGCTCGAACGCCAGCCAGCCGACGAATCCGGCACCGATGGCCAGGGCTCCGGCGACGGCCAGACGCTGGATCGCGCCCCGGGCATCGCCCCGCTTCCAGGCCAGCAACGGCCCGGCCGGCAGGATCAGGAAGGCGACCAGCATCAGGGGCGTGAAGGTCAGGGCGAAATAGGGCGGGCCGACCGAGATGGTCGCGCCGGTCGCGGCCTCCAGGATCAGGGGATAGAGCGTACCCAGCAGGACGGTGACGGCCGCGACGGTCAGGAACAGGTTGTTCAGCACCAGCGCGCCCTCGCGGCTGATCGGGGCGAACAGACCGCCGCCCTTCAGCTGGGGTGCCCGCCAGGCGAACAGGGCGAAAGCGGACCCGGCGGTGAAGCCCAGAATGGCCAGCAACATCATGCCCCGCTCGGGATCGACGGCGAAGGCGTGAACGCTGGTCAGGACGCCGGAGCGCACCAGG is part of the Brevundimonas sp. AJA228-03 genome and harbors:
- a CDS encoding EF-hand domain-containing protein, whose product is MRKILLVTGAAGVLAILAGAAVAQTATPAPHGMRADANADGRISRDEFVQGRVARLTAVDANRDGSVSAEEMRSGIDTRRNQQVSARFDTADTDGNGMLSREEFISAAGQRGERAGRGGHGRGGEHRGWRGAGRGGAERGTRGPVAIADVEARITAAFARLDKDGDGYVTARERQTARGEMREARRERRAARMANRTAGTSSPSTAPSE
- the arsC gene encoding arsenate reductase (glutaredoxin) (This arsenate reductase requires both glutathione and glutaredoxin to convert arsenate to arsenite, after which the efflux transporter formed by ArsA and ArsB can extrude the arsenite from the cell, providing resistance.), which translates into the protein MDVVIYHNPACGTSRNALALIRHVGIEPHVIESLKTPPSRAMIVDLAARAGVPIRMLMRAKEAAFSDLGLGDPGLDDDRLLDAIGAQPVLLNRPIVVSGLGVRLCRPSEAVLDLLPSDGLKPFTREDGAVVVDASGRRVLP
- a CDS encoding bifunctional [glutamine synthetase] adenylyltransferase/[glutamine synthetase]-adenylyl-L-tyrosine phosphorylase, translated to MSDLPLGRRIAPCGPVVDANAAERARDRLAPLAAEGGWGDVFDAAWPALVPAFAASPYLFGLARRWPAILRAVLTDPVDDRLAELIARTIALTGGADDMRAPLRHLKAELHLLTALADLGGVWDLDRVTGALSRFADVASRAALSGVAEDLRRRGKLLTPAADTRGPIPGLFGLAMGKHGAFELNYSSDIDLSLFFDPERLAPVLAGGTEAQGLMNRVAQGVAALLSERTADGYVFRVDLRLRPDPSSTPPVVAVPMALDYYESVGQNWERAAFIKARAICGDFEAATAFLKEMVPFVWRRSLDYQAVLDIQSIKRQIHVHKTGEGLEAAGANLKLGRGGIREIEFYAQTQQLILGGRDAGLRQPRTVDALAALVDRGHLPAGVAAGMTDAYVELRGLEHRIQMLDDEQIHVLPADPVRRAAVAALAGAGDLAIFDAGVEAVLLGVNRRYGALFEGEEELSSPFGSLVFTGVDNDPETLATLQRMGFPDPSNVADTIRSWHHGRIPATRSVRGRELFTRLAPRLLTALARTGAADAAFRRFSVFFSGLSAGVQIQALFLNQPELFERIVGVMAFAPRLARTLGRYPAALDSMLDVRFETELGVNTGLFDQMDEEAKAAGDFEGAMNAVRRLHREQAFRIGMQTLTGRVGPQAAGKGFTNLADAVMRTLSAAALTETLRLGGTFPGAVAVIALGKAGSGEMTAGSDLDLMTVYDAPADAVSGTRGWSADTFYVRFTQRLISALSARTAEGGLYEVDMRLRPSGSKGPVSVRLSGFSAYYAGEAATWEFMALTRARVAWASDPAFGSQVTQAIEEALRRPRPGVDVAAEVRAMRDLMARERRASGFWDLKLVPGGLVDAEFVGQFRQLQAAGRGTALSVSTLEQLASDKALHEAWALQQGLSQLLACAFDDRADVEAEPATFHARLATAAGEKDFKALVRRLERTRKAARKAFDKALPPPGGLAT
- a CDS encoding HAMP domain-containing sensor histidine kinase — its product is MQLPSLFRRTPFRLTLLFLALFAAAASAILAYVYIASATEAQAKAEADVTGELLTLRGIYDTRGIDALNMAVIDRSISRNAFVYQLIDRSGMPITGSLSVNPFEPTAQDGAWITFPFTDIDAEGRVIRPQVRAVTSRLSGGETLIVGESLGDTEAYLNRLTQALWAAMGMVLLLGLSGGLLISRNLERSMARLTRVVTAVEEGDLKARVPVKASGDELDELGRGLNHMLDRLEGSMASIRHAGDAIAHDLRSPLTRMRAKLEVALIDADNGKVSGVEALGIALDEADTLLKTFNTVLAIARLQAAAGRIPDAAVFDAADLAADMAELYEPAAEDKGLEFSAEIETGLMIEGGRPFLAQALANVIDNAIKYTPVGGAVMLRARRRSSGEIEYSVTDTGPGVPEADRGRVIERFVRLDNSRTEAGSGLGLSLVGAVMEAHMGRIQLDEGPGEYGGFGPGLRVALILPPASVA
- a CDS encoding response regulator transcription factor, which gives rise to MKILVVEDDAEAAQAMVRGLTEGGHTVSHAIDGAYGLLEAQKGDYDVYVVDRMMPRLDGIGMVETLRKDGDQTPVLFLSAMGEVEDRVVGLKAGGDDYLVKPYAFAELIARVEALSRRRETGGVQTVLKVGDLEMNLIARTVHRGSTEIDLQPREFQLLEFLMRHAGQSVTRTMLLEKVWEYHFDPQTNVIDVHISRLRSKIDKGFDRAMLQTVRGAGYRLEA
- a CDS encoding Do family serine endopeptidase, which produces MLKRKEFILGAAVGLTFAAAATAGGVIDWPGANAAERPTAAGRLIPSAGAGLAFAPPQGAPLSFADIFEQVAPAVVQIDVETPVERPRGGMIPIPGLPGFGFQAPETQQPDEDEEPRTAQGAGSGFFISADGFIVTNNHVVENATKIMVKLSDGRELQARLVGRDKDTDLAVVKVEGSDFKFVSFEEAAEPRVGDWVIAVGNPFGLGGTATAGIVSARARDIGDGSTPYTDYLQIDAAINRGNSGGPTFDIYGRVIGVNSAIFSPTGGSVGIGFAIPASIAKSVTDRLMSGRAIERGYLGVQIQNLPEDYREPLGLPAEQEGAFIAEVTPGGPAAEAGLRESDVVVALNGQPVTSSTELTRRVGQASPGDVLRLEIFREGRRQTINVRSGTRPADVNAQANGADEDQTVRPDRVQPLAGEVIEGMTVAPITEALRSRYSIDEGVRGLVVTGVSATSRAGRAQIPAGAVITQANGRPVASVAELRGVIAALRTANRDSVLLMFRVPQGNRPFVLELEDK
- a CDS encoding cytochrome c-type biogenesis protein, which gives rise to MAAEPAAAPDRPLPDAAQEARAQALFKDVRCVVCQHESIADSPAGIAGDMRQRIREEIASGDTDAAVRADLVRLYGDYILFTPPVREGTWLLWFGPLMLVVLGGLALIAFTRRQTVESPPLSPDEERRLADLLQTETVRPDPDASAPHDGR
- a CDS encoding heme lyase CcmF/NrfE family subunit; the encoded protein is MIVEFGSFCLVLALALSVLQTGLSAVGRTRRSPLLAGGAEGAALAAAGAVALAFGALIFAFATSDFSVANVASNSHTDKPMLYKVAAAWGSHEGSLVLWCLVMTVFGAALTRARGLPFGLKASAVGVQGALGSLFLAFAVFTSNPFSRLDPAPIQGASLNPLLQDPALAFHPPLLYMGYVGFSVTFSLAVAALIEGKAFSGFWPAWGRWVRPWALASWVFLTGGITLGSFWAYYELGWGGWWFWDPVENASFMPWLAGTALLHSAVVTERRGALAGWTVFLALLAFSMSMLGAFLVRSGVLTSVHAFAVDPERGMMLLAILGFTAGSAFALFAWRAPQLKGGGLFAPISREGALVLNNLFLTVAAVTVLLGTLYPLILEAATGATISVGPPYFALTFTPLMLVAFLILPAGPLLAWKRGDARGAIQRLAVAGALAIGAGFVGWLAFEPKKALTAGGLAIGAWLIFGALAEVIERVRLFKAPLAEVLRRTRGLPLGAWGMTLAHAGLGVFVLGAVIETGFKVEAAAPVSIGQTVTAGPWRVTLDKVEVVEGPNYLAERGTLTVAPVDAGPQTRTITAERRFFPAGGQTTTEVGLDFRGLDDVYVVMGERRAGAQGQNAWTVRVYVNPWARLIFLGPFIMALGGLLSLFDRRLRLAVGGRRKAVAT